A window of Candidatus Neomarinimicrobiota bacterium genomic DNA:
AGACAGGGCAGACCAGAAGAAGTCTGGATATCCATTCCCTTTATTTTTGCTTTTAAAGATTGGGCACCAAAATCAACCCCCTTCAGTACTTTTAGAATGACCATTCATCCTGATCCAGCATACAAGAATTTTGATGTTAAAATTGAGGGACGACTAAAGGATGGCCTGGAATGGCCCCTAAGGTTTGAATGTCTCCTGCCCTTTAATGCCTCCACCCCCTGGGTTCAAGCTGGTGATGACACAGCGCCGATTAGTGGCATTATTAAGGATGATAAGGGAGAGTGGTTAATTTTTCAGGTCTCCAACAGGGATCTGTCTTTCGGATTCACTTATAAAGCCCTGGATGAGGTGTACAACCAGAAATTTCTATATGAATTTACCATGAATCATGCCCTCCCCGATTGGGAGCTGAGAGTGGTCTATGGCAGCCAGACCGTAAACTTCACTCAAACCCCCGATAGAATGGTCATACTGACTACCGGGGAAACGCAATTTGAATATGACTTTAGTGCACAGGATACCTACGAGTCGAGGTATTTGGATATTGAACTTCAGAAATAGGATGCCGAAACATAGATGACAAGAATCCTCCTTGACAAAGCAAACCTGTTAAGCAACATTTAGAGACTTATTAAAAACCGGCAAAAATTTGTGGTTACGATATCAGATTTACTGCTAGAGACGTCATTTTTAACTGAATAAAACGGAAGAAAAAGCTATGGCAAAAGAACAGGGATATACCAGAAAAAAGACAGTTATGGAGCAATACCCCAGCCGACAGGCCCTGGTGTATTCTGGAGCTGCGTTTCTCATTTTAGTCACAGGGTTAAGAACCGTTCTATCTGTGGCAGAAGAAGGCTTCGGCTTTATAGAAATCGTGACAATTGGAGCGCTGCTAGTTGAGTTTAGCCTCTTGCTTCTGTATGCATTGACCATTTATCAGGCCGGAAAAGAAACTTTTCTCATCACTCTTGAAGAGGAAGCGGCTGAAGCGGGAGGTGGCGGGGAATCCGCAGACGGTAGCCCTGCACCAGTGAAAGAATTTGCTGTACAATCAGCAGATGTCCCTGAAGTTGCCAAAGAAATCAACAAATTCACCAAACAAGCCAGTATCCTCATTGATAAACTTGCAAAAAATGCTGAGCAAAGCGAGAACTTGAACCAACACCTGAAAGAACTGGCTGATGAACAGATCAATATTCGGGTCCGCAATGAAATCCAACGATTGTTAAGCGCTAATATGAGTGCCAAATAAAACGACAGGAGTAGCCGCATGGCTCGCAAGAAAAAGTTCCAAGCTCGTGTCGAAGTCTATTTTATCATTTATATCGCCACGATTGTCAGCTTCTTCGCTATCGAAGGTGAAGTAAAACATTTCAAAGACAACCAGAAGAAAATCCTTCTGGAAGTATCCAAAGATAAAATCCAGAATCTTGTCAGGATTCGTAATGCCACAGATATCCATAGCAAAGATACCATCAACTTGAAAGTCTCCCTTGAGGGGGCCTTTTCAAAAGATTCCTTTGAGGGTACCATTCATCTCAATCCCATTGATGCGCCAGAAGAACTAGATCTTCAAGAATTGTCCTACAATCTTGTTCCTAAAAATCAAGATCCGGACAACAAGACCTTCCTTGCCATCATCCCCAAATCAGATTTTGATTTAAAAGCTGAAATTCTCTATCGCATGTCAGCGGATATCAGTGTGATGCCTGATGAAGATCTGGTACAACTGGAGCTGGAGAAATCTTATTCAGATAAAACCATTGTCCACAAGATCATGGATGCCATGACCGATGTGGGCAAAATTTCCCTGACAAAGCAATTCCAAAACACACTGGATCCTGCCGGTGGAGCCATTCAGGCACCCTTTACAATTACAGTGGATCGCCCCCGGGTCAGTATTGTTGAAGGACTGCCCTGGGAAGTTCGAGTAATTATTGGTGGTATCGTGGACGCAGATGATCTGGAGATATCAGCCATTAAGGGTGGTAATCTGGTTGGTAAACTAAATGCCGACACACCCGTCACTGTGGTTTCGGGTAGAGGCCGCAAAGATGGTCAGATTACCCTCCGGGGAACCAGGCTTTCTGACGAAGAATATGTTGATGTGGACTTCCAGCTTCAGGTGAGACCACCACTCTGGCAAAAAGCACCATCCATCACCGAAGCTTATGTAGGAGACCCCTATATTTTTGAAGGTGCCCTGAGAGATATTCCTTCCTCTGAAACCTCTATTCGAGTCGGCGGAACGGCAGTACGCGGTGGGATTA
This region includes:
- a CDS encoding energy transducer TonB — encoded protein: MRAQKYRFPIAVIQAICLLLLLQQCAWIFGEKDSAKIVKPRPVGGYETLSTRIHYPRAIREAGIEGTVTVNALISVEGQVKQTQVIEPLHPELDQIVTNAIKRTAFEPATRQGRPEEVWISIPFIFAFKDWAPKSTPFSTFRMTIHPDPAYKNFDVKIEGRLKDGLEWPLRFECLLPFNASTPWVQAGDDTAPISGIIKDDKGEWLIFQVSNRDLSFGFTYKALDEVYNQKFLYEFTMNHALPDWELRVVYGSQTVNFTQTPDRMVILTTGETQFEYDFSAQDTYESRYLDIELQK